GCGATATCCCAGCCATTCGTACTTACTATACTTAATGTTAAGCGTATAATTGCCAGACTTCAGGCCGTTGGCATAGTTGGTGTTCGTTTGGTTGAGACGGCGATATAGCTTCCGGAAGCTGGGCAGAGCGGCGGTGCGCATCCACACGATCAGATCCTCGTTCTGGAAGCCATTGTTGTCCGGATTCTCCGGGTCCAGGTCGGCCAGACCCTTCTGCCAGAAAATTGGCTTTGAGAAGCCCTCAAGGGAGACGTTCAGGTTACCCTCTGGGTTTCGGAACTTGACGCGCTTGTCCGACGGCCAGGCAATGCCCGTCTTCAGCAGCTTGATCTCGGATCCACCCTGCAAGAGGGTCAGCGTGTCTGGAAGATATCAATGTTAGTTGCGGTACAGTCAAGGTAGTTTCTGTGCCGCACCATTGAACAGCGAGTTGGCAATGGCACCGCAGGGCGCGATGGGCTTTCCGGAATCGGGATCATAGGCGAAGGGGGCACAGTCTGTACTGGGCGTTTGCGACAGGTGACCCAGCAGCTGCTCGTCGTCCCGTGACTTCACATAGCGCCGATGGTTCTGATAGTAGTTGGTCAGTCCGTAGTACATGTATACCACACCCTTTAAAAAAGGAAGTTAACGAAATACTTAAATGAGAATCTCTTTCTAAAGTATTATAAGGAATCCAAATCCACTATCAATATCATCAATATCTTTTCCAAACCTGCTAAAAGCAATGTTGATAAATGCCTTGCAGATTATAAAAGCAGCATATAGCTTTTCATTTGAACTACTTCACTACCTAAACTAAGAGCTGATTAATTGAGCTGGACAGCTACTGAAGCTCTGGATCCCTATAACTCACATTGAAGTCCGAGGGCAGGACGAAGGGCACCTCGCAGGGGCACGTAACGCCGGGGTTGGCCTCCAGATACTCCGCACAGGTGGTATTTCCGCCCGAGCGCCTGCACTTGGTGTAGTCGATGATCAGCTCGTTGGCGGTGTTGCTCAGGTGGAGCAGGACCACGCCGATGGGTATGAATAGAACTCCGATAACGAAGAAGGTGGGCAGTACGGTGCGGGCGGTCAGGACGGGCTGCCAGGCGGGCAGGCGCTGTTGCTTGAAGGCCGAATCTGTGGGTGGACAACATGGGAAACGGGCAAACGTGAGCGACTTGGCATGACCTCATGGTTAATGCAGGGACACCAGGATGGGCCCCGAAAATCGATTTGCCATTGGATATTAGTCATTCCCCTCCTTATCACTTGTTACGCAGacaagtgtgtgtgagtgtgttatTGGGGGATTGGGATTTGGATGGGGCGACTCGCATGAAACTGGGTTTTCACCTGAAGGTCGCTTGGACTTCGCCGCTGCACTCTCCTCATTCTCCGCTTGCTGTGTGGACATGGTGGCTTATCTGGTTTCTCGCTATGCTCCTCGAAAAGCTCCTTGGTGTCCAAACGCTGCAAGTGACTCCAATTGaataaagtaaatacaataaaatttcGATGACAGCACATGAGTCATCGATATGTATCGATACCTGCAGTGATGGTATATATCGATGAAATTTTATCTATATTTAGCTTTTGCTCCATTTGGCTTACCTTTGAGAAATATGTTAAACTAAGGTAAGAGGAAAATCATTTGTCTCTCCAAATTCGTCGTAATACCTCCAAATGAGCAATGCTCTAGCCATCCCATTCAACTATCGATAGTCAGACCGCGAATAGTATCGATAAGGCGTCGCATGCAACCGCGTGGAGGCGGCGTTTTCGTTGTTGTGTCAAAACAATAAGCGAGCAGCAGAATATCAGCACACCCATCCAGCTAGCAAAGATAAAGGCGAAAAGGCTAGACCAGCAGAGATTGTGATTCACTTTGCCACCCACCAGTGCAGTACATACCCGCGCTCGCTAACATTCGATCCACCTAAACCACGGTAACACAGAAACgccaacacacatacacacagtaCGCAGCGGCAATGAAAATCACAGTGACGACCAGCGATGACAAGGTCTTCTGCTTGGACGTGGCCCAGGATCTTGAGCTGGAGAATCTCAAGGCCCTCTGCGCGATGGAGATCGGTGCGGAAGTGTCCCAAATAGCGGTAATTTTCAACGGGCGGGAGCTTTCCAGCGACAAACAGACGCTGCAACAGTGCGGAGTCGGCGACGGCGACTTCATCATGCTGGAACGACGCAGGAGCGCCAATCGCCCaggtgagagagagagagagttgaAATTCGGCGTTGGAATGGAAACGAGATGGGAAAGTGGAAAGAGCGGGGTGAAGAGAGGGGGAGCCATTATCCTT
The DNA window shown above is from Drosophila melanogaster chromosome X and carries:
- the Cdc50 gene encoding cell division cycle 50, isoform B, whose protein sequence is MSTQQAENEESAAAKSKRPSDSAFKQQRLPAWQPVLTARTVLPTFFVIGVLFIPIGVVLLHLSNTANELIIDYTKCRRSGGNTTCAEYLEANPGVTCPCEVPFVLPSDFNGVVYMYYGLTNYYQNHRRYVKSRDDEQLLGHLSQTPSTDCAPFAYDPDSGKPIAPCGAIANSLFNDTLTLLQGGSEIKLLKTGIAWPSDKRVKFRNPEGNLNVSLEGFSKPIFWQKGLADLDPENPDNNGFQNEDLIVWMRTAALPSFRKLYRRLNQTNTNYANGLKSGNYTLNIKYNYPVVSFDGTKRMILSTTSVLGGKNPFLGIAYIVVGAICITLGLALLFIHMRCSRSIIVH
- the Cdc50 gene encoding cell division cycle 50, isoform A produces the protein MSTQQAENEESAAAKSKRPSDSAFKQQRLPAWQPVLTARTVLPTFFVIGVLFIPIGVVLLHLSNTANELIIDYTKCRRSGGNTTCAEYLEANPGVTCPCEVPFVLPSDFNGVVYMYYGLTNYYQNHRRYVKSRDDEQLLGHLSQTPSTDCAPFAYDPDSGKPIAPCGAIANSLFNDTLTLLQGGSEIKLLKTGIAWPSDKRVKFRNPEGNLNVSLEGFSKPIFWQKGLADLDPENPDNNGFQNEDLIVWMRTAALPSFRKLYRRLNQTNTNYANGLKSGNYTLNIKYNYPVVSFDGTKRMILSTTSVLGGKNPFLGIAYIVVGAICITLGLALLFIHMRCSRSNMEMINVNPHTQYS